From one Colletotrichum destructivum chromosome 3, complete sequence genomic stretch:
- a CDS encoding Putative small ribosomal subunit protein eS1: MAVGKNKRLSKGKKGLKKKTVDPFTRKDWYQIKAPAPFNVRDVGKTLVNRTTGLKNANDALKGRILEVSLADLQKDEDHAFRKVKLRVDEVQGKNCLTNFHGLDFTSDKLRSLVRKWQTLIEANVTVKTTDDYLLRLFAIAFTKRRPNQIKKTTYAASSQIRAIRRKMTEIIQREASTCTLTQLTSKLIPEVIGREIEKSTQGIYPLQNVHIRKVKLLKQPKFDLGALMGLHGESGTDDQGQKVEREFKERVLEDV, from the exons ATGGCTGTTGGAAA GAACAAGAGATTgtccaagggcaagaagggtctcaagaagaagaccgtGGACCCCTTCACCCGCAAGGACTGGTACCAGATCAAG GCACCTGCCCCCTTCAACGTTCGCGA TGTCGGCAAGACCCTGGTGAACAGAACCACCGGTCTCAAGAACGCCAACGATGCCTTGAAGGGCCGTATCTTGGAGGTCTCTCTGGCGGATCTCCAGAAGGATGAGGACCACGCTTTCCGCAAGGTCAAGctccgcgtcgacgaggtccagggCAAGAACTGCCTGACCAACTTCCACGGCCTCGACTTCACCTCCGACAAGCTCCGCTCGCTCGTTCGCAAGTGGCAGACTCTCATCGAGGCCAACGTCACCGTCAAGACCACCGACGActacctcctccgcctcttcgCCATTGCTTTCACCAAGCGCCGCCCTAACCAGATCAAGAAGACGACATACGCCGCCTCTTCGCAAATCCGTGCCATTCGCCGCAAGATGACCGAGATCATCCAGCGCGAGGCCTCCACCTGCACCCTCACCCAGCTTACCTCCAAGCTCATCCCCGAGGTCATTGGCCGTGAGATTGAGAAGTCCACCCAGGGCATCTACCCCCTGCAGAAC GTCCACATCCGCAAGGTCAAGCTCCTCAAGCAGCCTAAGTTCGACCTTGGTGCCCTGATGGGTCTCCACGGCGAGTCTGGCACCGACGACCAGGGACAGAAGGTCGAGCGGGAGTTCAAGGAGCGCGTTCTCGAGGACGTTTAA